A genomic window from Lotus japonicus ecotype B-129 chromosome 1, LjGifu_v1.2 includes:
- the LOC130748624 gene encoding uncharacterized protein LOC130748624 has translation MVRINSFNVRRVLLDQGSSADIIYGDAFDKLGLTDQDLTSYTGTLVGFSREQVWVHGYLDMDTIFGIDDNAKVLRVRYLVLQVVASYNIIIGQIMLNLLCAVISTAPLAVKYPLNNDKVGKIAVDQRRARECYNNSLSLYGKKGAVAGHRCHEIEVLEGDQE, from the coding sequence ATGGTAAGGATCAATAGTTTCAACGTAAGGCGTGTACTCTTGGATCAGGGCAGTTCAGCGGATATAATCTACGGCGACGCGTTCGACAAGCTGGGGCTGACAGATCAGGACCTGACGTCGTACACAGGAACTCTGGTAGGATTCTCAAGAGAACAAGTTTGGGTGCACGGCTACCTGGATATGGACACAATTTTTGGTATTGATGACAACGCGAAGGTTCTGCGAGTAAGGTATTTGGTTTTGCAGGTAGTAGCGTCGTACAACATCATCATTGGTCAGATCATGCTAAATCTTCTATGTGCAGTGATTTCAACGGCTCCCCTGGCGGTGAAGTACCCGCTAAACAACGACAAGGTCGGAAAGATAGCAGTTGATCAGCGGAGAGCAAGAGAATGttacaacaacagtttgagTTTGTATGGCAAGAAGGGAGCTGTTGCAGGTCACAGGTGCCACGAAATTGAGGTTTTAGAGGGAGATCAGGAGTAG